In Carya illinoinensis cultivar Pawnee chromosome 16, C.illinoinensisPawnee_v1, whole genome shotgun sequence, a single window of DNA contains:
- the LOC122299901 gene encoding uncharacterized protein LOC122299901 has product MASTGAAAEGIFRCLYESCISSCDTWIERRPYHRNCTCALHKPRSGSSHVVSNNMCRKNVSYPMRRSWSEGSLALHAAASSNYSSPSSSSLLVVGAAAARGPQSSSLFVQDEEDDDQYGLFRI; this is encoded by the coding sequence ATGGCCAGTACCGGAGCAGCCGCCGAGGGAATATTCAGATGTCTGTACGAGAGTTGCATTTCAAGCTGCGACACCTGGATTGAGCGACGGCCTTACCATCGGAATTGCACCTGTGCACTCCACAAGCCACGTAGTGGCAGCTCCCATGTTGTATCGAATAATATGTGCAGAAAGAACGTGTCTTACCCCATGAGGAGGTCCTGGAGTGAGGGCTCCCTTGCCTTGCACGCTGCAGCTTCTTCAAACTATTCATcgccttcttcttcatcattaCTTGTGGTTGGGGCTGCTGCAGCGAGGGGGCCACAGTCGTCGAGTTTGTTTGTTCAAGATGAGGAGGATGATGATCAGTATGGTTTGTTCAGGATTTaa